The Theileria parva strain Muguga chromosome 1, complete sequence, whole genome shotgun sequence DNA window CCATTAGAGGAGTCTGGACTTTTACTTTGGTGCTCAAGTAATGTGCATCCTATGAATGTTGACCTGGTAAAAATCGTATTTAACTCCTTTGCATACTTAACCAAGTTACAGTATAACTTTAGGCTTAAATTTTTCTTCAAAACGGCATTATCCACTTCTTGCAGTTCAACTTTATCCGTCCTTATTTCttcatatttatcaaaGATTTCCTTGCTAACACCGGGTAAATTGGTTATATTAGGTGCAATATCATAATTATCTTCAATAGTTTGAGTTGTAACTTGTGGCGACTGACTGGGAAATTGtgattttaattgtaaattacgTGTTGTTGAAATTGGTACTTTTAACGGTTTAAAGCAGAAATTTGTACTTAGTCGATTACTAACGTAACATAAACTCTTCctatttattagttttattaacattactATGAACACCTTTTTATTCATGATCAACTCCGCAATTAAGACTAAGACAGGAGTGAGTATTTGATATCCTTCGGCACTGTATCAAttcttaaattattattcaataaattacaatatATCCATGCGTCATCATTACTCCAGCATATATCATTCTACAGCATtagttatactattttaaatatacaaTTGCATGccaatatataaatatatatgtaaGTATATAACGTACGGATGATGTTGATTTAGTGGTAATATTATCTAATTTGCCCTCATTAATcgtgtgtaaaaatgaacCGTTAGAGCCTGAAGTTAGTAACAAATGATCATGGAATGAGTTGTGGAGTACTTTCTTTACCCAATGTCCGTGTCCAGTGCTGAAAGAGTTCACAGGTCTTAACGTATTCCTCAAGTCCCaaactaataaaaatgtatcCTCTCCAACTGTTACCAACTCATTAGGGACATTAggattataatttatatctAGTATTATTCCGCTATGATATCCCACACTTGTGCTACTACACACCTTATTACTGTTTACAGATTTATCTTGATTTTGTCTCAGATCAATTGTATTGAAGTAATTATCAATTGAAACAGTGAATAAATCCTTATTATGTGGGTCAAACTTGCcaacaaaataattactAGAGTATTGATCCAGAGGGTCTTTATCACAAGAATAATTTAGCTGCTCCTACAATTGCccatattattaatatttattcattacCTTGTAATTAgagtaaatgtgtaaagaaTCACTGGTAATAACTGAAAAACGAGTCGAATTTAATGTAGAATGCGGGTCAACAGCTAATCTAACAATTCATCAACATTAAATAGAAgttatttgataaataataattttaaataattaacgCACTGTTTAAATTTCTTGAACAGTTTATCTCCAACACTGGTGAAATTATGGCTATTTGCGTTATCCGACTTATATGACAAtagtgataaaaatgagCCTAAAACTTATAACTTCTCATGAATTTTACCCTTCtctgataaatt harbors:
- the tssc1 gene encoding Protein TSSC1, with translation MQILNPSVYQNINKSEESIFYVLKKNSKSLVSVPSDNSKRHRFCVGTFENSDSNQVEIISFDEESNTVSQESVVNNLLPVNQISDFYSTENETHLLVSFTNLSEKGSFLSLLSYKSDNANSHNFTSVGDKLFKKFKQLAVDPHSTLNSTRFSVITSDSLHIYSNYKEQLNYSCDKDPLDQYSSNYFVGKFDPHNKDLFTVSIDNYFNTIDLRQNQDKSVNSNKVCSSTSVGYHSGIILDINYNPNVPNELVTVGEDTFLLVWDLRNTLRPVNSFSTGHGHWVKKVLHNSFHDHLLLTSGSNGSFLHTINEGKLDNITTKSTSSNDICWSNDDAWIYCNLLNNNLRIDTVPKDIKYSLLS